One genomic region from Chrysemys picta bellii isolate R12L10 chromosome 18, ASM1138683v2, whole genome shotgun sequence encodes:
- the POMT1 gene encoding protein O-mannosyl-transferase 1 isoform X2, protein MLGFLKQPVVVTAEINVNLVALTVMGLVNRLWALSYPRAVVFDEVYYGQFVSLYMKRIFFVDDSGPPFGHMLLAFGGYLGGFDGNFLWNRIGAEYNMNVPIWSLRLLPALTGALCVPLAYQILVELHFSHCAAFGAALLILFENSLITQSRLMLLESVLIFFILLAILSYLKFYNLQKCSPFTAGWWFWLLLTGVACSCAVGVKYMGLFTYMLLLAIAGVHSWHLIGDQTLSNVSVLCHLLARGLALVVVPVAMYLFFFYVHLTLLYRSGPHDQIMTSAFQASLEGGLARITHGQPLEVAYGSQITLRNVLGKPMPCWLHSHKSTYPIRLNLRKNFIPVRTVGQWNRLPREVGEAPSLEVFRRRLEPSVLDGLDTTNPASWRYENGRGSSHQQQVTCYPFKDVNNWWIVKDPGMQQLVVSNPPRPVRHGHIVQLVHGITTRYLNTHDVAAPLSPHSQEISCYIDYNISMPAQNLWRVEIVNRELDTDVWKTILSEVRFVHVNTSAVLKLSGASLPEWGYRQLEIIGEKLSKGYHQSMLWNVEEHRYGKSQEQKEREVELHSPTQADISKNLSFMARFTELQWKILTLKNEDTEHKYSSSPLDWITMDTNIAYWFHPISGAQIHLIGNVLTWASANVATLVYVCLFLWYLLRRRRKICDIPEDAWRLWVSAGGLCVGGWAVNYLPFFMMEKTLFLYHYLPALTFQILLIPVVLQHLTDHLCRYPGHPTGCSAVLISGDEGSEMMGFIVPAAALTSGTLHYVPSVVTLPCLPEGHGENYSVNACTEPGKVNCSPV, encoded by the exons ATGTTGGGATTCCTGAAGCAGCCTGTTGTGGTCACTGCAGAGATCAATGTGAATCTGGTGGCTCTGACTGTGATGGGATTAGTAAACCGGCTCTGGGCACTCTCCTACCCACGGGCTGTGGT ttttgatgaagtTTACTATGGCCAGTTTGTGTCTCTGTACATGAAGCGGATCTTTTTTGTGGATGACAGTGGCCCGCCATTTGGCCACATGCTGCTAGCTTTTGGAG GTTACTTAGGAGGCTTTGATGGAAACTTCTTGTGGAACAGAATTGGGGCTG AGTACAATATGAACGTGCCCATTTGGTCCTTGCGACTGCTGCCAGCACTAACTGGTGCCCTGTGTGTGCCTTTAGCGTACCAGATTTTGGTAGAGCTGCACTTCTCCCATTGTGCTGCGTTTGGAGCTGCCCTCCTGATTCTCTTCG AGAACTCTCTGATCACTCAATCCAGGCTGATGCTCTTGGAATCAGTACTAATCTTTTTTATCCTGCTGGCAATTTTGTCCTACCTGAAGTTCTACAATTTACAGAAGTGCAG CCCCTTCACTGCAGGCTGGTGGTTTTGGCTTTTATTGACTGGAGTTGCTTGTTCCTGTGCAGTTGG GGTAAAATACATGGGGCTTTTCACCTACATGCTGCTCTTGGCCATCGCTGGAGTCCACTCCTGGCACTTGATAGGAGACCAGACCTTGTCAAAT GTTTCTGTGTTGTGCCATTTGCTGGCGAGGGGACTAGCTCTAGTAGTCGTCCCAGTAGCAATGTACCTGTTTTTCTTCTACGTTCACTTGACTTTGCTCTACCGCTCAGGACCTCATGACCAGATTATGACCAGTGCTTTCCAGGCCAGCTTGGAG GGCGGGCTAGCTCGGATCACACACGGCCAGCCCCTTGAGGTAGCCTATGGCTCCCAGATTACCCTGCGGAATGTTTTAGGCAAACCCATGCCATGCTGGCTCCATTCTCACAAGAGCACTTATCCCATCAG attaaatctcaggaaaaacttcattcctgtaagaacagtaggacaatggaacagactccctagggaggttggggaagctccttcactggaggttttcagaaggaggctggagccatctgtcttggatggtttagacacaacaaatcctgcatcttggcg GTACGAGAATGGCCGAGGCAGCTCCCACCAACAGCAGGTGACTTGTTACCCCTTCAAGGATGTCAATAACTGGTGGATTGTTAAGGATCCTGGGAT GCAGCAGCTGGTGGTGAGTAACCCACCACGTCCCGTCCGACATGGGCATATTGTGCAACTGGTCCACGGCATCACAACTCGTTACCTCAACAC ACATGATGTTGCTGCACCTCTGAGCCCACACTCCCAGGAAATCTCCTGTTACATTGATTATAACATCTCCATGCCAGCACAGAACCTCTGGAGAGTG GAAATTGTAAATCGGGAATTGGACACAGATGTGTGGAAGACCATTTTATCTGAAGTAAGGTTTGTCCATGTGAATACCTCAGCAGTGCTGAAG ctcAGTGGTGCATCTCTACCTGAGTGGGGCTACCGGCAGCTGGAGATCATTGGGGAGAAGTTGTCCAAAGGGTATCACCAGAGCATGCTGTGGAATGTGGAGGAGCACAGATACGGGAAAA GCCAAGAGCAGAAGGAGCGGGAAGTGGAGCTGCACTCACCCACACAGGCTGACATCAGCAAAAACCTCAGTTTCATGGCCAGATTCACAGAACTGCAG TGGAAGATACTAACATTGAAAAATGAAGACACAGAACATAAGTACAGCTCTTCCCCCCTAGACTGGATCACTATGGATACAAACATCGCTTACTGGTTCCACCCTATCTCTGGT GCTCAGATCCACCTCATTGGGAACGTTCTCACCTGGGCTTCAGCTAATGTCGCAACTCTTGTATACGTGTGTCTGTTCCTGTGGTATTTGCTTCGACGACGGAGGAAGATTTGTGACATCCCTGAAG ATGCATGGAGGCTCTGGGTATCAGCTGGAGGACTCTGCGTGGGAGGCTGGGCTGTGAATTACCTCCCCTTTTTCATGATGGAGAAGACACTTTTCCTGTACCACTACCTGCCTGCTCTCACTTTCCAAATTCTCCTGATTCCTGTTGTACTGCAGCATCTGACCGATCATCTCTGCAGGTACCCAGGACACCCTACAGGGTGTTCTGCAGTTCTAATTAGTGGGGATGAAGGTAGTGAAATGATGGGGTTCATAGTCCCAGCTGCAGCACTGACTTCAGGCACGTTGCATTATGTCCCATCTGTAGTAacgctgccctgcctcccagagggGCATGGGGAGAATTACTCAGTTAATGCTTGTACAGAGCCAGGCAAGGTAAATTGCAGCCCTGTTTAG
- the POMT1 gene encoding protein O-mannosyl-transferase 1 isoform X10 has protein sequence MLGFLKQPVVVTAEINVNLVALTVMGLVNRLWALSYPRAVVFDEVYYGQFVSLYMKRIFFVDDSGPPFGHMLLAFGGYLGGFDGNFLWNRIGAAYQILVELHFSHCAAFGAALLILFENSLITQSRLMLLESVLIFFILLAILSYLKFYNLQKCSPFTAGWWFWLLLTGVACSCAVGVKYMGLFTYMLLLAIAGVHSWHLIGDQTLSNVSVLCHLLARGLALVVVPVAMYLFFFYVHLTLLYRSGPHDQIMTSAFQASLEGGLARITHGQPLEVAYGSQITLRNVLGKPMPCWLHSHKSTYPIRYENGRGSSHQQQVTCYPFKDVNNWWIVKDPGMQQLVVSNPPRPVRHGHIVQLVHGITTRYLNTHDVAAPLSPHSQEISCYIDYNISMPAQNLWRVEIVNRELDTDVWKTILSEVRFVHVNTSAVLKLSGASLPEWGYRQLEIIGEKLSKGYHQSMLWNVEEHRYGKSQEQKEREVELHSPTQADISKNLSFMARFTELQWKILTLKNEDTEHKYSSSPLDWITMDTNIAYWFHPISGAQIHLIGNVLTWASANVATLVYVCLFLWYLLRRRRKICDIPEDAWRLWVSAGGLCVGGWAVNYLPFFMMEKTLFLYHYLPALTFQILLIPVVLQHLTDHLCRSQLPKNAFSALMVAWFSSIYLVYRTFSPLTYGEPTLSAAELRALRWKDSWDILIRKH, from the exons ATGTTGGGATTCCTGAAGCAGCCTGTTGTGGTCACTGCAGAGATCAATGTGAATCTGGTGGCTCTGACTGTGATGGGATTAGTAAACCGGCTCTGGGCACTCTCCTACCCACGGGCTGTGGT ttttgatgaagtTTACTATGGCCAGTTTGTGTCTCTGTACATGAAGCGGATCTTTTTTGTGGATGACAGTGGCCCGCCATTTGGCCACATGCTGCTAGCTTTTGGAG GTTACTTAGGAGGCTTTGATGGAAACTTCTTGTGGAACAGAATTGGGGCTG CGTACCAGATTTTGGTAGAGCTGCACTTCTCCCATTGTGCTGCGTTTGGAGCTGCCCTCCTGATTCTCTTCG AGAACTCTCTGATCACTCAATCCAGGCTGATGCTCTTGGAATCAGTACTAATCTTTTTTATCCTGCTGGCAATTTTGTCCTACCTGAAGTTCTACAATTTACAGAAGTGCAG CCCCTTCACTGCAGGCTGGTGGTTTTGGCTTTTATTGACTGGAGTTGCTTGTTCCTGTGCAGTTGG GGTAAAATACATGGGGCTTTTCACCTACATGCTGCTCTTGGCCATCGCTGGAGTCCACTCCTGGCACTTGATAGGAGACCAGACCTTGTCAAAT GTTTCTGTGTTGTGCCATTTGCTGGCGAGGGGACTAGCTCTAGTAGTCGTCCCAGTAGCAATGTACCTGTTTTTCTTCTACGTTCACTTGACTTTGCTCTACCGCTCAGGACCTCATGACCAGATTATGACCAGTGCTTTCCAGGCCAGCTTGGAG GGCGGGCTAGCTCGGATCACACACGGCCAGCCCCTTGAGGTAGCCTATGGCTCCCAGATTACCCTGCGGAATGTTTTAGGCAAACCCATGCCATGCTGGCTCCATTCTCACAAGAGCACTTATCCCATCAG GTACGAGAATGGCCGAGGCAGCTCCCACCAACAGCAGGTGACTTGTTACCCCTTCAAGGATGTCAATAACTGGTGGATTGTTAAGGATCCTGGGAT GCAGCAGCTGGTGGTGAGTAACCCACCACGTCCCGTCCGACATGGGCATATTGTGCAACTGGTCCACGGCATCACAACTCGTTACCTCAACAC ACATGATGTTGCTGCACCTCTGAGCCCACACTCCCAGGAAATCTCCTGTTACATTGATTATAACATCTCCATGCCAGCACAGAACCTCTGGAGAGTG GAAATTGTAAATCGGGAATTGGACACAGATGTGTGGAAGACCATTTTATCTGAAGTAAGGTTTGTCCATGTGAATACCTCAGCAGTGCTGAAG ctcAGTGGTGCATCTCTACCTGAGTGGGGCTACCGGCAGCTGGAGATCATTGGGGAGAAGTTGTCCAAAGGGTATCACCAGAGCATGCTGTGGAATGTGGAGGAGCACAGATACGGGAAAA GCCAAGAGCAGAAGGAGCGGGAAGTGGAGCTGCACTCACCCACACAGGCTGACATCAGCAAAAACCTCAGTTTCATGGCCAGATTCACAGAACTGCAG TGGAAGATACTAACATTGAAAAATGAAGACACAGAACATAAGTACAGCTCTTCCCCCCTAGACTGGATCACTATGGATACAAACATCGCTTACTGGTTCCACCCTATCTCTGGT GCTCAGATCCACCTCATTGGGAACGTTCTCACCTGGGCTTCAGCTAATGTCGCAACTCTTGTATACGTGTGTCTGTTCCTGTGGTATTTGCTTCGACGACGGAGGAAGATTTGTGACATCCCTGAAG ATGCATGGAGGCTCTGGGTATCAGCTGGAGGACTCTGCGTGGGAGGCTGGGCTGTGAATTACCTCCCCTTTTTCATGATGGAGAAGACACTTTTCCTGTACCACTACCTGCCTGCTCTCACTTTCCAAATTCTCCTGATTCCTGTTGTACTGCAGCATCTGACCGATCATCTCTGCAG atcccAACTCCCTAAGAACGCGTTCAGTGCCTTGATGGTAGCCTGGTTCTCCTCCATTTACCTGGTCTATCGCACCTTCAGCCCACTGACATATGGGGAGCCTACCCTCTCAGCAGCTGAACTCAGGGCCCTGCGCTGGAAGGACAGCTGGGACATCTTGATCCGCAAACATTAG
- the POMT1 gene encoding protein O-mannosyl-transferase 1 isoform X7, which yields MLGFLKQPVVVTAEINVNLVALTVMGLVNRLWALSYPRAVVFDEVYYGQFVSLYMKRIFFVDDSGPPFGHMLLAFGGYLGGFDGNFLWNRIGAEYNMNVPIWSLRLLPALTGALCVPLAYQILVELHFSHCAAFGAALLILFENSLITQSRLMLLESVLIFFILLAILSYLKFYNLQKCSPFTAGWWFWLLLTGVACSCAVGVKYMGLFTYMLLLAIAGVHSWHLIGDQTLSNVSVLCHLLARGLALVVVPVAMYLFFFYVHLTLLYRSGPHDQIMTSAFQASLEGGLARITHGQPLEVAYGSQITLRNVLGKPMPCWLHSHKSTYPIRYENGRGSSHQQQVTCYPFKDVNNWWIVKDPGMQQLVVSNPPRPVRHGHIVQLVHGITTRYLNTHDVAAPLSPHSQEISCYIDYNISMPAQNLWRVEIVNRELDTDVWKTILSEVRFVHVNTSAVLKLSGASLPEWGYRQLEIIGEKLSKGYHQSMLWNVEEHRYGKSQEQKEREVELHSPTQADISKNLSFMARFTELQWKILTLKNEDTEHKYSSSPLDWITMDTNIAYWFHPISGAQIHLIGNVLTWASANVATLVYVCLFLWYLLRRRRKICDIPEDAWRLWVSAGGLCVGGWAVNYLPFFMMEKTLFLYHYLPALTFQILLIPVVLQHLTDHLCRYPGHPTGCSAVLISGDEGSEMMGFIVPAAALTSGTLHYVPSVVTLPCLPEGHGENYSVNACTEPGKVNCSPV from the exons ATGTTGGGATTCCTGAAGCAGCCTGTTGTGGTCACTGCAGAGATCAATGTGAATCTGGTGGCTCTGACTGTGATGGGATTAGTAAACCGGCTCTGGGCACTCTCCTACCCACGGGCTGTGGT ttttgatgaagtTTACTATGGCCAGTTTGTGTCTCTGTACATGAAGCGGATCTTTTTTGTGGATGACAGTGGCCCGCCATTTGGCCACATGCTGCTAGCTTTTGGAG GTTACTTAGGAGGCTTTGATGGAAACTTCTTGTGGAACAGAATTGGGGCTG AGTACAATATGAACGTGCCCATTTGGTCCTTGCGACTGCTGCCAGCACTAACTGGTGCCCTGTGTGTGCCTTTAGCGTACCAGATTTTGGTAGAGCTGCACTTCTCCCATTGTGCTGCGTTTGGAGCTGCCCTCCTGATTCTCTTCG AGAACTCTCTGATCACTCAATCCAGGCTGATGCTCTTGGAATCAGTACTAATCTTTTTTATCCTGCTGGCAATTTTGTCCTACCTGAAGTTCTACAATTTACAGAAGTGCAG CCCCTTCACTGCAGGCTGGTGGTTTTGGCTTTTATTGACTGGAGTTGCTTGTTCCTGTGCAGTTGG GGTAAAATACATGGGGCTTTTCACCTACATGCTGCTCTTGGCCATCGCTGGAGTCCACTCCTGGCACTTGATAGGAGACCAGACCTTGTCAAAT GTTTCTGTGTTGTGCCATTTGCTGGCGAGGGGACTAGCTCTAGTAGTCGTCCCAGTAGCAATGTACCTGTTTTTCTTCTACGTTCACTTGACTTTGCTCTACCGCTCAGGACCTCATGACCAGATTATGACCAGTGCTTTCCAGGCCAGCTTGGAG GGCGGGCTAGCTCGGATCACACACGGCCAGCCCCTTGAGGTAGCCTATGGCTCCCAGATTACCCTGCGGAATGTTTTAGGCAAACCCATGCCATGCTGGCTCCATTCTCACAAGAGCACTTATCCCATCAG GTACGAGAATGGCCGAGGCAGCTCCCACCAACAGCAGGTGACTTGTTACCCCTTCAAGGATGTCAATAACTGGTGGATTGTTAAGGATCCTGGGAT GCAGCAGCTGGTGGTGAGTAACCCACCACGTCCCGTCCGACATGGGCATATTGTGCAACTGGTCCACGGCATCACAACTCGTTACCTCAACAC ACATGATGTTGCTGCACCTCTGAGCCCACACTCCCAGGAAATCTCCTGTTACATTGATTATAACATCTCCATGCCAGCACAGAACCTCTGGAGAGTG GAAATTGTAAATCGGGAATTGGACACAGATGTGTGGAAGACCATTTTATCTGAAGTAAGGTTTGTCCATGTGAATACCTCAGCAGTGCTGAAG ctcAGTGGTGCATCTCTACCTGAGTGGGGCTACCGGCAGCTGGAGATCATTGGGGAGAAGTTGTCCAAAGGGTATCACCAGAGCATGCTGTGGAATGTGGAGGAGCACAGATACGGGAAAA GCCAAGAGCAGAAGGAGCGGGAAGTGGAGCTGCACTCACCCACACAGGCTGACATCAGCAAAAACCTCAGTTTCATGGCCAGATTCACAGAACTGCAG TGGAAGATACTAACATTGAAAAATGAAGACACAGAACATAAGTACAGCTCTTCCCCCCTAGACTGGATCACTATGGATACAAACATCGCTTACTGGTTCCACCCTATCTCTGGT GCTCAGATCCACCTCATTGGGAACGTTCTCACCTGGGCTTCAGCTAATGTCGCAACTCTTGTATACGTGTGTCTGTTCCTGTGGTATTTGCTTCGACGACGGAGGAAGATTTGTGACATCCCTGAAG ATGCATGGAGGCTCTGGGTATCAGCTGGAGGACTCTGCGTGGGAGGCTGGGCTGTGAATTACCTCCCCTTTTTCATGATGGAGAAGACACTTTTCCTGTACCACTACCTGCCTGCTCTCACTTTCCAAATTCTCCTGATTCCTGTTGTACTGCAGCATCTGACCGATCATCTCTGCAGGTACCCAGGACACCCTACAGGGTGTTCTGCAGTTCTAATTAGTGGGGATGAAGGTAGTGAAATGATGGGGTTCATAGTCCCAGCTGCAGCACTGACTTCAGGCACGTTGCATTATGTCCCATCTGTAGTAacgctgccctgcctcccagagggGCATGGGGAGAATTACTCAGTTAATGCTTGTACAGAGCCAGGCAAGGTAAATTGCAGCCCTGTTTAG
- the POMT1 gene encoding protein O-mannosyl-transferase 1 isoform X5, whose protein sequence is MLGFLKQPVVVTAEINVNLVALTVMGLVNRLWALSYPRAVVFDEVYYGQFVSLYMKRIFFVDDSGPPFGHMLLAFGGYLGGFDGNFLWNRIGAAYQILVELHFSHCAAFGAALLILFENSLITQSRLMLLESVLIFFILLAILSYLKFYNLQKCSPFTAGWWFWLLLTGVACSCAVGVKYMGLFTYMLLLAIAGVHSWHLIGDQTLSNVSVLCHLLARGLALVVVPVAMYLFFFYVHLTLLYRSGPHDQIMTSAFQASLEGGLARITHGQPLEVAYGSQITLRNVLGKPMPCWLHSHKSTYPIRLNLRKNFIPVRTVGQWNRLPREVGEAPSLEVFRRRLEPSVLDGLDTTNPASWRYENGRGSSHQQQVTCYPFKDVNNWWIVKDPGMQQLVVSNPPRPVRHGHIVQLVHGITTRYLNTHDVAAPLSPHSQEISCYIDYNISMPAQNLWRVTIPLLQEIVNRELDTDVWKTILSEVRFVHVNTSAVLKLSGASLPEWGYRQLEIIGEKLSKGYHQSMLWNVEEHRYGKSQEQKEREVELHSPTQADISKNLSFMARFTELQWKILTLKNEDTEHKYSSSPLDWITMDTNIAYWFHPISGAQIHLIGNVLTWASANVATLVYVCLFLWYLLRRRRKICDIPEDAWRLWVSAGGLCVGGWAVNYLPFFMMEKTLFLYHYLPALTFQILLIPVVLQHLTDHLCRYPGHPTGCSAVLISGDEGSEMMGFIVPAAALTSGTLHYVPSVVTLPCLPEGHGENYSVNACTEPGKVNCSPV, encoded by the exons ATGTTGGGATTCCTGAAGCAGCCTGTTGTGGTCACTGCAGAGATCAATGTGAATCTGGTGGCTCTGACTGTGATGGGATTAGTAAACCGGCTCTGGGCACTCTCCTACCCACGGGCTGTGGT ttttgatgaagtTTACTATGGCCAGTTTGTGTCTCTGTACATGAAGCGGATCTTTTTTGTGGATGACAGTGGCCCGCCATTTGGCCACATGCTGCTAGCTTTTGGAG GTTACTTAGGAGGCTTTGATGGAAACTTCTTGTGGAACAGAATTGGGGCTG CGTACCAGATTTTGGTAGAGCTGCACTTCTCCCATTGTGCTGCGTTTGGAGCTGCCCTCCTGATTCTCTTCG AGAACTCTCTGATCACTCAATCCAGGCTGATGCTCTTGGAATCAGTACTAATCTTTTTTATCCTGCTGGCAATTTTGTCCTACCTGAAGTTCTACAATTTACAGAAGTGCAG CCCCTTCACTGCAGGCTGGTGGTTTTGGCTTTTATTGACTGGAGTTGCTTGTTCCTGTGCAGTTGG GGTAAAATACATGGGGCTTTTCACCTACATGCTGCTCTTGGCCATCGCTGGAGTCCACTCCTGGCACTTGATAGGAGACCAGACCTTGTCAAAT GTTTCTGTGTTGTGCCATTTGCTGGCGAGGGGACTAGCTCTAGTAGTCGTCCCAGTAGCAATGTACCTGTTTTTCTTCTACGTTCACTTGACTTTGCTCTACCGCTCAGGACCTCATGACCAGATTATGACCAGTGCTTTCCAGGCCAGCTTGGAG GGCGGGCTAGCTCGGATCACACACGGCCAGCCCCTTGAGGTAGCCTATGGCTCCCAGATTACCCTGCGGAATGTTTTAGGCAAACCCATGCCATGCTGGCTCCATTCTCACAAGAGCACTTATCCCATCAG attaaatctcaggaaaaacttcattcctgtaagaacagtaggacaatggaacagactccctagggaggttggggaagctccttcactggaggttttcagaaggaggctggagccatctgtcttggatggtttagacacaacaaatcctgcatcttggcg GTACGAGAATGGCCGAGGCAGCTCCCACCAACAGCAGGTGACTTGTTACCCCTTCAAGGATGTCAATAACTGGTGGATTGTTAAGGATCCTGGGAT GCAGCAGCTGGTGGTGAGTAACCCACCACGTCCCGTCCGACATGGGCATATTGTGCAACTGGTCCACGGCATCACAACTCGTTACCTCAACAC ACATGATGTTGCTGCACCTCTGAGCCCACACTCCCAGGAAATCTCCTGTTACATTGATTATAACATCTCCATGCCAGCACAGAACCTCTGGAGAGTG ACCATCCCTCTCTTGCAGGAAATTGTAAATCGGGAATTGGACACAGATGTGTGGAAGACCATTTTATCTGAAGTAAGGTTTGTCCATGTGAATACCTCAGCAGTGCTGAAG ctcAGTGGTGCATCTCTACCTGAGTGGGGCTACCGGCAGCTGGAGATCATTGGGGAGAAGTTGTCCAAAGGGTATCACCAGAGCATGCTGTGGAATGTGGAGGAGCACAGATACGGGAAAA GCCAAGAGCAGAAGGAGCGGGAAGTGGAGCTGCACTCACCCACACAGGCTGACATCAGCAAAAACCTCAGTTTCATGGCCAGATTCACAGAACTGCAG TGGAAGATACTAACATTGAAAAATGAAGACACAGAACATAAGTACAGCTCTTCCCCCCTAGACTGGATCACTATGGATACAAACATCGCTTACTGGTTCCACCCTATCTCTGGT GCTCAGATCCACCTCATTGGGAACGTTCTCACCTGGGCTTCAGCTAATGTCGCAACTCTTGTATACGTGTGTCTGTTCCTGTGGTATTTGCTTCGACGACGGAGGAAGATTTGTGACATCCCTGAAG ATGCATGGAGGCTCTGGGTATCAGCTGGAGGACTCTGCGTGGGAGGCTGGGCTGTGAATTACCTCCCCTTTTTCATGATGGAGAAGACACTTTTCCTGTACCACTACCTGCCTGCTCTCACTTTCCAAATTCTCCTGATTCCTGTTGTACTGCAGCATCTGACCGATCATCTCTGCAGGTACCCAGGACACCCTACAGGGTGTTCTGCAGTTCTAATTAGTGGGGATGAAGGTAGTGAAATGATGGGGTTCATAGTCCCAGCTGCAGCACTGACTTCAGGCACGTTGCATTATGTCCCATCTGTAGTAacgctgccctgcctcccagagggGCATGGGGAGAATTACTCAGTTAATGCTTGTACAGAGCCAGGCAAGGTAAATTGCAGCCCTGTTTAG